A single region of the Methanobacterium formicicum DSM 3637 genome encodes:
- a CDS encoding roadblock/LC7 domain-containing protein, with translation MIERILKDLGRINGVSGSLVVGKDGLIIESEVPTDIDSELVAAMASAVFGTAERSAEEMKHEPLQQVMIEGNKGKTLMIDAGEGILVVIADVDINLGLIRIEMRRSAERVIEFLT, from the coding sequence ATGATAGAAAGAATACTTAAAGATTTAGGACGAATAAATGGGGTAAGCGGATCTTTAGTGGTCGGAAAAGACGGTTTGATAATAGAAAGTGAAGTTCCAACCGACATAGACTCGGAACTTGTAGCTGCAATGGCTTCTGCTGTTTTTGGTACTGCAGAACGTTCTGCAGAGGAAATGAAACATGAACCGCTTCAACAGGTGATGATCGAAGGTAATAAAGGTAAAACCCTGATGATCGATGCTGGTGAAGGCATACTAGTAGTGATTGCAGACGTGGATATTAACCTGGGTCTCATCAGGATTGAAATGCGTCGCAGTGCTGAACGAGTGATTGAATTCCTAACTTAA
- a CDS encoding DUF1611 domain-containing protein produces MYFVTSVQDLQELNPYIIIGCGGGGEKFSNFSGIESVGFIDDNEKKQGKKFCNHIISSSLEEVVGKTDARSVAIMLPIGAEGSALKYAVQAIDLGLNVICSFRSLSLDCNQSLLAFAESKGVQIKEISSRLDVIKSIFGTAPETCTEVLPKLDYKPEVPVVFVGGTSQECGKRTTTRILGKTASEYGLNAGVISTDEMGLEQPADLNFRAGSLSVMDVASAVMGSIKYVEEQKNPDIIFVEGQSSLTERGNPHPRGLSAAILVGAQPDATIVCHRFNHPYRQPVGIAEEIRAIEAVEPTKVVGVSLNLRNFTESTSKDILFSQCQEKYGLPAADIYHGGASILLDAIIEYTGIGDVEK; encoded by the coding sequence TTGTATTTTGTAACTTCTGTTCAGGACTTGCAAGAACTTAATCCCTACATAATCATCGGCTGCGGTGGTGGTGGGGAAAAATTCTCTAATTTCAGCGGAATAGAATCCGTTGGTTTCATAGATGACAATGAGAAAAAACAGGGTAAAAAATTTTGTAATCATATTATTTCGTCCAGTTTAGAGGAAGTGGTGGGTAAAACCGATGCCCGTAGTGTAGCTATAATGTTACCTATCGGTGCGGAAGGATCTGCTCTTAAATATGCGGTTCAAGCTATTGATTTAGGTTTGAATGTAATTTGTTCTTTTAGATCTCTTTCCCTAGACTGTAATCAATCATTACTGGCTTTTGCTGAATCTAAAGGTGTACAAATAAAAGAAATAAGCTCACGCCTTGATGTGATAAAATCAATATTTGGTACTGCACCAGAAACCTGTACTGAAGTCCTCCCAAAGCTTGATTATAAACCGGAAGTACCGGTGGTTTTTGTGGGAGGTACATCGCAGGAATGTGGAAAAAGAACTACCACGCGTATCCTTGGAAAAACAGCATCTGAATATGGATTAAATGCTGGAGTTATATCCACGGATGAAATGGGCCTGGAGCAACCAGCTGACCTGAATTTCCGTGCCGGTAGTTTATCTGTAATGGATGTTGCCTCTGCAGTAATGGGTAGCATAAAATATGTTGAGGAACAAAAGAACCCTGACATCATATTTGTGGAAGGACAATCCAGCCTCACTGAAAGGGGAAATCCACATCCTAGGGGTTTATCAGCAGCTATACTTGTAGGGGCACAACCTGATGCCACCATTGTCTGTCACAGGTTCAACCATCCTTACCGCCAGCCTGTGGGAATAGCAGAAGAGATTCGAGCCATAGAGGCCGTAGAGCCAACCAAAGTAGTTGGTGTCTCTCTTAATCTGAGGAATTTCACTGAAAGCACGTCCAAAGATATTCTATTTTCCCAGTGTCAGGAAAAATATGGGCTTCCTGCTGCTGATATTTATCACGGTGGAGCGTCAATATTATTAGATGCGATAATTGAATATACAGGTATAGGGGACGTTGAAAAATGA
- the sepF gene encoding cell division protein SepF, whose translation MKDIMDYLKKNLGLEEEEGKEDQETIIVPDHSFYEIVLMKVHNLDEFDYALAQVLEEKNPIIMDISILEKNSLDDFKLAGEKLKAFRDNNGGEAILLCKNGRNIIIVTPAEIKLIRK comes from the coding sequence ATGAAGGACATCATGGATTATTTGAAGAAAAATCTAGGATTGGAAGAAGAGGAAGGGAAAGAGGATCAGGAAACCATCATAGTCCCTGACCACTCGTTCTATGAGATAGTTTTAATGAAGGTCCATAACCTTGATGAATTTGATTATGCTCTGGCTCAAGTGTTAGAGGAAAAAAATCCAATTATAATGGACATAAGTATCCTGGAAAAGAATTCTTTGGATGATTTCAAATTAGCAGGAGAGAAATTAAAGGCTTTCCGGGATAATAATGGGGGAGAAGCTATCTTATTGTGTAAAAATGGTAGGAATATTATAATAGTTACTCCTGCAGAAATAAAACTAATCCGAAAGTGA
- a CDS encoding DUF2226 domain-containing protein: MEMPITKPSMVSYADELDFSKLMEDLASDNKNGFIRVTSRSEEGYILYKNGKQVAASFDRFSKLEALEKISSALGVKNTLIEVFDVGPSQVDYLLDLNKPYAFDAGSNVYDVIGELKKTETPEKPQEETQGEPQEESISSEEPAESIYTEEPAEKLIASKKVLEEEASSGKDSNEKIVPGNSAAEEIPPILEESSKIETTVDNSSEGAVLVTEVVKPPADEKIDSALKEDLSLTESINEPKMDEIKSSNTPVEMSESEDLIQDNVLKPPVTDEKVETPSKVEDFKSSNAPKEEDEAKPIDRLELLKKYGIKDVQDDDVENLLQSYKGGIIDDDDDVERVELVLMNLIKKSVLGIPKIKGTEVMVFLDNYKELTGTINIITEYESQGFLNKIMGQSRTATNLRRQIINIAEIAIKKSFRQYPEVVEKFEINVEFS; encoded by the coding sequence ATGGAAATGCCCATAACCAAACCATCTATGGTTTCGTATGCTGACGAGCTGGATTTCTCGAAATTAATGGAGGATCTTGCCAGTGATAATAAAAACGGGTTTATTAGAGTTACTTCACGTTCAGAAGAAGGATATATTCTTTATAAAAATGGAAAACAGGTAGCTGCTTCTTTTGATAGGTTCTCTAAGCTAGAAGCACTTGAAAAAATAAGTTCTGCCCTGGGAGTTAAAAATACCTTAATTGAAGTATTTGATGTGGGCCCATCTCAGGTGGACTACCTCCTGGATCTCAACAAACCATACGCCTTTGATGCAGGGTCCAATGTCTACGATGTAATTGGTGAACTAAAAAAAACAGAAACTCCTGAGAAACCTCAAGAAGAAACTCAAGGGGAACCTCAAGAAGAATCAATATCTTCTGAAGAACCTGCAGAATCTATATATACTGAAGAACCTGCAGAGAAATTAATAGCTTCTAAAAAAGTTCTAGAGGAAGAGGCATCCTCTGGGAAAGATTCAAATGAAAAAATAGTTCCTGGAAATTCTGCAGCGGAGGAAATACCTCCAATACTTGAAGAATCAAGTAAAATAGAAACTACTGTTGATAATTCATCTGAAGGCGCAGTACTCGTAACTGAGGTTGTCAAGCCACCTGCTGATGAAAAAATTGATTCAGCTTTAAAAGAAGATTTATCATTAACCGAATCTATTAATGAGCCTAAAATGGATGAAATAAAATCTTCTAATACTCCTGTTGAAATGAGTGAATCTGAAGATTTGATACAGGATAATGTTCTCAAGCCACCGGTTACCGATGAAAAAGTAGAAACACCTTCAAAAGTTGAAGATTTCAAGTCCTCAAATGCTCCAAAAGAAGAGGATGAAGCAAAGCCTATTGATCGTTTGGAACTTCTGAAAAAGTATGGTATTAAAGATGTTCAAGATGATGATGTGGAAAACCTTCTACAATCCTATAAGGGCGGTATCATCGATGATGATGATGATGTAGAAAGAGTGGAATTAGTCCTGATGAACCTCATTAAAAAATCTGTACTGGGAATTCCTAAAATCAAAGGAACTGAAGTCATGGTTTTCCTTGATAATTACAAAGAACTAACTGGAACCATTAACATCATCACTGAATATGAAAGCCAGGGGTTCTTAAACAAAATTATGGGGCAGAGTAGAACTGCCACCAACCTTAGAAGGCAGATCATTAACATAGCAGAAATTGCCATTAAAAAGAGCTTCCGACAGTACCCTGAAGTTGTGGAAAAATTCGAGATTAATGTAGAATTCAGTTAA
- the minD gene encoding cell division ATPase MinD, with protein MTRVITVASGKGGVGKTTITANLGVALATYGEEVIVLDADVAMANLELILGMEGKSVTLHDVLSGDADVEDAIYEGPGGVKVVPAGISLEGLRKIKMDRLESALEILIESADILLIDAPAGLEKDALAAIAAAQEMILVTTPEVPSISDALKTKIIANRLGVDILGVVINREQHDKTFLTISEIETILEVPVIAVIPEDNEVSRAAAFGEPLVVKNPKSPTSNAIMQLGADLIGEEYQPIEPDKKGVISKLVEGLLGRR; from the coding sequence ATGACAAGAGTGATAACAGTTGCATCAGGGAAGGGCGGAGTTGGAAAAACAACTATCACTGCAAATTTAGGTGTAGCCCTGGCTACTTACGGAGAAGAGGTCATAGTTCTGGATGCAGATGTGGCCATGGCTAACCTGGAACTGATCCTGGGGATGGAAGGAAAATCAGTGACACTGCACGATGTACTCTCTGGAGATGCAGATGTTGAGGATGCTATTTACGAGGGGCCCGGTGGTGTTAAGGTGGTTCCTGCTGGAATATCATTGGAAGGTCTGCGTAAGATCAAAATGGACCGCCTGGAAAGCGCCCTGGAAATACTCATCGAAAGCGCGGATATTCTCCTTATTGATGCACCTGCCGGGCTGGAAAAGGATGCACTGGCCGCTATAGCCGCAGCCCAGGAAATGATACTTGTCACCACTCCAGAAGTGCCATCCATCAGTGACGCCCTTAAAACCAAAATAATAGCCAACCGACTGGGTGTGGATATTCTGGGGGTTGTCATCAACCGAGAACAGCACGATAAAACATTCCTCACCATCAGCGAGATTGAAACCATCCTGGAAGTACCAGTAATTGCTGTGATCCCTGAAGACAATGAAGTCAGCCGGGCAGCAGCATTCGGTGAACCATTAGTAGTTAAAAACCCTAAATCTCCCACCAGCAATGCTATCATGCAACTGGGAGCTGATCTCATTGGTGAAGAGTACCAGCCAATTGAACCAGACAAGAAAGGAGTTATATCCAAACTGGTGGAAGGACTGCTGGGAAGGAGATAA
- the minD gene encoding cell division ATPase MinD — protein MSRFIALASGKGGVGRTSLTFNLGVALSLFGEEVVMLDLDLMMSNMDVITGLLNPEVTLHDVLMRDKAVQDCVYQVNQGALVIPTGMHFETLKTINPNYVSWKRIMEEISSYGNIFLMDLPSGINSNIFEALPEDTEAILVTNSTMPAVADALKIRILLNELNIEILGFVLNMWYEDNFLLSVNEIESILEVPMISVISYDREMDRSIALGSSVMELNPASPISNEIMQLAADLVGKEYKPVQPDNEGIMERIKKFVGILPENK, from the coding sequence ATGTCTAGATTTATTGCTCTAGCATCTGGAAAAGGAGGAGTGGGAAGAACATCCCTTACTTTTAACTTAGGAGTAGCCCTAAGTCTTTTCGGTGAAGAAGTGGTCATGCTGGATTTGGATCTCATGATGTCCAACATGGATGTAATCACCGGACTTCTAAATCCAGAAGTAACCCTGCACGACGTCCTAATGCGTGACAAGGCAGTTCAGGACTGTGTCTACCAGGTGAATCAGGGAGCACTGGTAATACCAACCGGAATGCACTTTGAAACCCTAAAAACCATTAACCCAAACTACGTATCCTGGAAAAGGATAATGGAAGAAATCTCATCCTATGGTAACATATTCCTCATGGATTTACCCTCCGGAATTAACTCCAACATATTCGAAGCTCTGCCTGAAGATACTGAAGCCATACTGGTCACTAATTCCACCATGCCTGCAGTTGCCGATGCTTTGAAGATCAGAATACTTTTAAATGAACTCAACATTGAAATACTTGGCTTTGTTTTAAACATGTGGTACGAGGACAATTTCCTGCTTTCAGTTAATGAAATAGAATCTATACTGGAAGTACCCATGATCTCTGTTATCTCCTATGACCGGGAGATGGATCGCTCCATAGCACTGGGAAGCTCAGTGATGGAGTTAAACCCTGCTTCCCCCATAAGTAATGAAATAATGCAACTGGCAGCAGACCTGGTTGGAAAAGAATACAAACCAGTTCAGCCCGATAATGAGGGGATCATGGAACGAATCAAGAAGTTTGTGGGTATATTACCCGAGAATAAATAA
- a CDS encoding TatD family hydrolase, with protein MIDAHIHADCRPYEDFETMAVAGIESALTLAHDPMRMTTSAVVLDHFHRILDNDFKRAKSNGLTLKAALGLHPRSICQDYKLVLRKLPWFLDQEEVIALGEVGLETASNIEREVFRTQLKMADELDMKVAVHTPRRNKREITIKTLSIIHSSIDPSLVVVDHVDTSIIDLLEDFEGMLGITVQPQKMTPQEAVELLEGTFDEYGPEKFMLDSDMSSSPSDPLSVPKTVHQLKMAGWDDEKIEMLSQKNAANFYGF; from the coding sequence ATGATAGACGCACATATACATGCTGATTGCAGGCCTTACGAAGACTTTGAGACAATGGCTGTTGCTGGGATAGAATCTGCTCTTACACTGGCTCATGATCCCATGAGGATGACCACTTCGGCAGTTGTACTGGACCACTTCCACCGTATACTGGATAACGATTTTAAAAGGGCTAAAAGTAATGGTTTGACCTTAAAAGCAGCTCTGGGGCTTCACCCCCGGAGCATATGTCAGGATTACAAACTGGTACTTCGAAAGCTGCCATGGTTCCTGGACCAGGAAGAAGTGATTGCCCTTGGAGAAGTTGGTCTTGAAACTGCTTCTAATATTGAAAGGGAAGTGTTCAGAACCCAGCTTAAGATGGCCGATGAGCTGGATATGAAGGTGGCTGTGCACACTCCCCGAAGGAATAAAAGGGAAATTACCATTAAAACTCTCTCCATAATCCACAGTAGCATTGATCCGTCCCTTGTAGTGGTGGACCATGTGGATACATCCATCATTGACCTGTTGGAGGATTTTGAGGGAATGCTGGGAATCACAGTGCAGCCACAAAAAATGACCCCCCAAGAAGCGGTTGAACTTTTGGAAGGAACATTTGATGAATACGGTCCTGAAAAGTTTATGCTGGATAGTGACATGAGTTCATCCCCATCAGACCCATTATCTGTTCCTAAAACTGTCCACCAACTTAAAATGGCAGGTTGGGATGACGAAAAGATAGAAATGTTATCCCAAAAGAATGCAGCCAATTTTTATGGTTTCTAA
- the glyS gene encoding glycine--tRNA ligase: MKNEDVMNIAKKRGFLWSSFEIYSGVAGFFDYGPLGAILKNKIMNKWRNYYLVGEGFYEIESPTIMPEEALKASGHVDHFNDPMTECKDCLEVFRADHVIKEAIGEEVEGLKNQELTEILSHQEILCPKCGGHLTHVWSYNLMFQTLIGAKGKKTGYMRPETAQGIFIPFKRLLRFFRGKLPFGVVQLGKAYRNEISPRQGVIRLREFTQAEAEIFVDPRDKTHPNFQNVAQQVLSLFTAPAQEEDGEFIQITAEEAVNKGVISSQMLTYQLCLADRFMEELGIPENVIRFRQHMKTEMAHYAIDCWDVEIYTDRYGWIEVIGIADRTDFDLKSHSQYSKEDLSVFIEYDEPRTVTKMAAKPDMKKFGPLFKANAPKILNFLKEADSNLIKEAFDENGVYELELDGESYQLTPDIISFEEVEETVRGEKVYPHVIEPSYGIDRITYSVLLHSFTQEDDRNIFHFPADIAPVGVNVFPLLNKDELVEISDKIRNNLRSEGIIAEVDTSGTIGRRYARSDEIGTPFAVTVDHQSLEDDTVTIRERDSQEQVRVLISEVPGKVNDLIFNKINFSDI; the protein is encoded by the coding sequence ATGAAGAATGAAGATGTTATGAATATTGCCAAGAAGAGAGGATTCTTGTGGTCATCATTTGAAATTTACTCAGGAGTGGCCGGATTCTTTGATTACGGCCCTCTGGGTGCAATTCTAAAAAATAAGATCATGAACAAGTGGAGAAATTACTACCTGGTGGGTGAAGGATTCTACGAAATCGAATCGCCAACCATCATGCCTGAAGAGGCACTTAAAGCCTCAGGACACGTGGACCACTTCAACGACCCCATGACCGAATGTAAAGATTGTCTGGAAGTCTTCAGGGCAGATCATGTTATCAAAGAAGCCATTGGAGAAGAAGTGGAAGGATTGAAAAACCAGGAGCTCACTGAAATATTATCCCACCAGGAAATTCTCTGCCCCAAGTGTGGGGGCCACTTAACACATGTATGGAGTTACAACCTCATGTTTCAAACCCTTATCGGTGCTAAGGGTAAAAAAACAGGTTACATGAGGCCGGAAACTGCCCAGGGCATTTTCATACCATTCAAGAGACTCTTAAGGTTTTTCCGTGGTAAACTTCCATTCGGTGTGGTGCAGCTGGGTAAAGCTTACCGTAATGAAATTTCACCGCGACAGGGTGTTATCCGCCTCAGGGAGTTCACCCAGGCTGAAGCAGAGATATTTGTGGATCCCCGTGATAAAACCCACCCCAATTTCCAGAATGTGGCCCAGCAGGTTCTTTCCCTGTTCACTGCCCCCGCCCAGGAGGAAGATGGTGAATTCATACAGATCACAGCAGAAGAAGCAGTCAACAAAGGTGTGATATCCAGTCAAATGTTGACTTACCAGTTATGTTTGGCTGATAGGTTCATGGAGGAACTGGGAATACCTGAAAATGTTATCCGGTTCCGGCAGCACATGAAAACCGAGATGGCACACTACGCCATTGACTGCTGGGATGTGGAAATCTACACCGACCGTTACGGTTGGATTGAAGTTATTGGAATCGCCGATAGAACAGATTTCGACCTTAAATCACACAGCCAGTACAGTAAGGAAGACCTATCAGTGTTCATAGAATATGATGAACCACGAACTGTTACCAAAATGGCAGCAAAGCCAGATATGAAAAAATTTGGCCCCCTATTTAAGGCTAATGCACCTAAAATTTTGAATTTCCTTAAGGAAGCTGATTCTAACCTGATAAAGGAAGCTTTTGATGAAAATGGTGTTTATGAGTTGGAATTAGATGGTGAATCATACCAGTTAACCCCTGATATTATATCATTTGAAGAGGTTGAAGAAACTGTGAGGGGTGAAAAGGTATATCCTCATGTTATCGAACCATCTTATGGTATTGACCGTATAACATACTCTGTACTCCTCCACTCATTCACCCAGGAAGATGACAGGAATATTTTCCATTTCCCTGCAGATATTGCCCCGGTTGGAGTGAATGTATTCCCACTGTTGAACAAGGATGAACTGGTGGAAATATCCGACAAGATAAGAAATAATCTACGCAGCGAAGGCATAATAGCAGAAGTAGACACTTCCGGAACTATTGGTCGAAGGTACGCTCGTTCTGATGAGATAGGAACACCATTTGCAGTTACAGTGGACCATCAAAGCCTGGAAGATGACACAGTAACCATCCGGGAACGTGACAGCCAGGAACAGGTCCGTGTGTTGATATCTGAAGTTCCAGGAAAAGTTAATGACTTAATCTTCAATAAGATAAATTTCAGTGACATTTAG
- the dcd gene encoding dCTP deaminase produces MAILSDQDIIKYLDEGKIIIEPLEDPARQIQPSSVDLRIGNEFKGFRIIRKPCIDPLDKSDLESYMESFHLDKGEAFIIHPGEFALATTYEAVKLPDNLVARVEGRSSMGRLGITMHVTAGYIDPGFEGKITLEISNIGKMPVALYTGQRVCQIVFETMTSPSLRPYGHPERDSKYMGQDKPVTSKIKQDYEIRDRKQTKLL; encoded by the coding sequence ATGGCTATTTTAAGTGATCAGGATATCATAAAATATTTAGATGAAGGAAAAATTATCATAGAACCGTTGGAAGATCCAGCCCGGCAGATTCAACCATCATCTGTGGACCTCAGGATTGGGAATGAATTTAAAGGTTTTCGCATAATCAGAAAGCCATGCATTGACCCCCTGGACAAGTCTGACCTGGAATCATACATGGAATCATTCCATCTGGATAAGGGAGAGGCATTTATCATACATCCTGGTGAATTTGCACTGGCCACAACCTATGAAGCTGTTAAACTCCCTGATAATCTGGTGGCACGTGTGGAGGGGCGTTCCTCAATGGGACGTCTGGGAATCACCATGCACGTTACTGCAGGTTATATTGACCCTGGATTTGAGGGGAAAATCACCCTGGAAATTTCAAACATTGGCAAAATGCCAGTTGCCCTTTACACTGGCCAGAGGGTCTGCCAGATAGTATTTGAAACCATGACCAGCCCATCTTTACGTCCTTACGGCCATCCAGAAAGGGATAGTAAATATATGGGGCAGGATAAACCGGTTACCAGTAAAATCAAGCAGGATTATGAGATCAGGGACCGTAAACAGACAAAATTACTTTAA